TTAATTGGCGTTGAGAATTTAATTATCACTAATGCATCCGGAGCAGTGAACAAAAATTTTCATATCGGCGAACTTATTGCAATAAGAGATCACATAAATTTTTTGCCGAATCCGTTTATAGGCGCAAACGACGAGCGATTTAATGCAAGATTCCCGGATATGACTCAGGTTTACGATAAAAAATTTCTTGAGACTCTGAAAAATTTCGGACTGAAAACGGGCGTTTATGGTGCATTAACGGGGCCGTCGTTCGAGACTCCTTCAGAAGTTAATTTTCTCGCTTTAATCGGTGCTGATTTATTAGGAATGTCAACGACTCCGGAAGCAATGGCCGCTCATGCAATGAATATAAAAGTTTGCGCAGTCTCATTTATTACGAACATGGCCGCAGGAATTGAACGCGATAAAATTTTGTCAGACGATGAATTTGCAGTGTTAATCTTTAAAGAGTCAGAAAAATTAATTGATCTCATAGTGAAATTTATAAAAACTTTATGACAAGGAGTACGATAAAATTTGAGAAAAATATTTATTCTAGCAGCTATAATTTTTTTGTTTGCGGCGAGTCCGTTATTTGCGTCGTCGTGGGTAAATTTTCCGGAAAGCTGGGACATAGGGCAGGCATTCGCGATTTCTATAACGTCAACGGCTGAATATTCGGATCCCGTTGTAACATGGATGAACAGAAAAATTAATCTCAACGTCGAACAGGGCGGAGCTGGGCGAATCTCTTACGGTTTATTAGGCTCTGACGTTCGCAACACTAAGCCGGGCGATTATCCCATTTTGATAGAATTTACGCAGGGAAATAGAATTTATAAAGCGTCGGGAAATATCAAATTAAATGCCCGTCAATATCCGCAGGAACATTTACGAGTCAATCAAAAAATGGTAAATCCTCCTAAACGCGAATTAAAGCGAATCCGTGAAGAGTCAAAATTAATCGGTGCAGCACTAAGAACTATGACAAAGGCCCGGCGCTGGACAACTCCTCCTCAAGCACCATTAAGCA
The Synergistaceae bacterium genome window above contains:
- a CDS encoding purine-nucleoside phosphorylase yields the protein MRRFVKNFISALFIVLLLVNGSSAETNYDYNDAQEAANYIAHFMKDSPDIAIMSGSELGRFPDVANIDDKIIIDYQDIPHWPRATAPGNKGRLILGKVAGKNIIFLQGRPHYYEGYSMKAVIFPVRVLKLIGVENLIITNASGAVNKNFHIGELIAIRDHINFLPNPFIGANDERFNARFPDMTQVYDKKFLETLKNFGLKTGVYGALTGPSFETPSEVNFLALIGADLLGMSTTPEAMAAHAMNIKVCAVSFITNMAAGIERDKILSDDEFAVLIFKESEKLIDLIVKFIKTL
- a CDS encoding M23 family metallopeptidase, with product MRKIFILAAIIFLFAASPLFASSWVNFPESWDIGQAFAISITSTAEYSDPVVTWMNRKINLNVEQGGAGRISYGLLGSDVRNTKPGDYPILIEFTQGNRIYKASGNIKLNARQYPQEHLRVNQKMVNPPKRELKRIREESKLIGAALRTMTKARRWTTPPQAPLSSVTLTSYYGLQRVYNGVPRSGHNGADLRAANGTKVTAPFAGTVLLTGFHYYAGGSVYIDSGNGVITAFFHLQEINVKKGDKVNKGQLIAKSGSTGRVTGPHLHYSLILAGQFVDPIPLLSTSITEMLKKGTQSQVN